One genomic region from Rubinisphaera margarita encodes:
- a CDS encoding helix-turn-helix domain-containing protein, which produces MRTDWLTAQEAAERLGISVLTLYDWLAQSNRGKFMLRGQAFSIDYLQGGRRGQGRIRIEADEIDRMLDAMRVKPRQRPRRRVPMPQQHYPGITVKLGYPGQ; this is translated from the coding sequence GTGAGAACGGACTGGCTGACAGCGCAGGAAGCAGCTGAGCGTCTGGGGATTTCAGTCCTCACACTGTATGACTGGCTTGCGCAGTCTAATCGCGGCAAGTTCATGCTTCGCGGACAGGCCTTTTCGATCGACTATCTGCAGGGCGGACGCCGTGGTCAGGGGCGAATCCGCATCGAAGCCGACGAGATCGACCGTATGCTCGACGCGATGCGCGTTAAACCGCGGCAACGGCCTAGGAGACGCGTTCCAATGCCGCAACAACATTATCCCGGAATTACCGTGAAGCTTGGCTACCCGGGCCAGTAG
- a CDS encoding tyrosine-type recombinase/integrase codes for MGKPSQPKRRRSRGRAWYWKQTDTWYYTQPGTKSRVRLTNESGYPIRGQDNVQAAELALARVKANGEWQPAAEKSISVATRVADVCSEYLVRCERRMKLGAMTRNHFDEQARYLNDFCGYCGALPSSELQKGHVDHWVESHATWRSPVTRRHAITAVKSAFKSAEETLSVRNPLIGLKKPPQRPRLYSFTPKDEQVLYDSTSQQFRDFLFACIHTGLRPYSELARLTSQNVVETNRGMQWRVAATKTGKTRLIPVRAEVAELIRRLINKSEGDPSRPIFRNARGTVWSKDIGKQQFFRLRKRAGWDESPLLKRYSTYTCRHTFAHRMLSGYWNEGKGCSIEVLAELMGDTPQVAFNHYGREWGQHYQAPLWSALGM; via the coding sequence ATGGGGAAACCTTCACAGCCCAAGCGTCGCCGCTCTCGCGGTCGGGCATGGTATTGGAAGCAAACCGATACGTGGTACTACACACAACCCGGCACGAAGTCTCGTGTCCGGCTAACGAACGAATCTGGATATCCGATCCGTGGTCAGGACAACGTTCAGGCTGCTGAATTGGCGCTGGCTCGTGTAAAGGCGAACGGCGAGTGGCAACCAGCGGCAGAAAAGTCGATTTCTGTAGCCACTCGCGTCGCCGATGTCTGTTCTGAGTATCTGGTCCGTTGTGAGCGGCGGATGAAACTCGGAGCAATGACCAGAAATCATTTTGATGAGCAGGCCCGCTACCTCAACGATTTCTGCGGATATTGCGGTGCCTTGCCGTCCTCGGAGCTTCAGAAAGGTCATGTTGATCACTGGGTGGAGAGCCACGCCACGTGGCGATCCCCTGTCACCAGAAGACACGCGATCACAGCCGTTAAGTCGGCCTTCAAGTCTGCCGAAGAGACTCTGTCTGTCCGCAACCCGCTCATCGGTCTCAAAAAGCCACCACAGCGACCTCGGCTCTATTCGTTTACTCCTAAGGACGAGCAGGTTCTTTACGATTCGACCAGTCAGCAGTTCAGGGACTTCCTTTTCGCGTGCATCCACACCGGACTTCGACCTTACAGCGAGTTGGCACGGCTAACGTCCCAGAATGTTGTGGAAACGAATCGTGGAATGCAGTGGCGAGTTGCTGCAACGAAGACCGGCAAGACTCGCCTGATTCCAGTCCGTGCCGAAGTTGCCGAGTTAATTCGTCGTCTCATTAATAAGTCCGAAGGCGACCCGTCCCGACCGATCTTTAGGAATGCACGAGGCACGGTGTGGAGCAAAGACATTGGAAAACAGCAATTCTTCCGACTTCGCAAGCGGGCGGGCTGGGATGAAAGCCCTCTTCTCAAGCGGTACTCGACGTACACCTGCCGCCATACGTTCGCTCATCGCATGCTTTCGGGATACTGGAATGAGGGGAAAGGATGTTCGATTGAAGTCCTCGCCGAGCTGATGGGAGATACACCGCAGGTGGCATTCAATCACTACGGCAGAGAGTGGGGCCAGCACTATCAAGCCCCACTGTGGTCGGCGCTGGGGATGTAA